One window from the genome of Bradyrhizobium xenonodulans encodes:
- a CDS encoding DUF4089 domain-containing protein: protein MAETLDDYIDAVSKALALSVEEAWRPAVRANLEVSLRLGRLVDEFALPDETEPAPIFTA, encoded by the coding sequence ATGGCCGAGACGCTGGACGACTATATCGACGCCGTATCGAAAGCACTGGCGCTGTCGGTGGAAGAAGCCTGGAGGCCCGCGGTGCGCGCCAATCTCGAGGTCTCGCTGCGGCTTGGCCGCCTCGTCGACGAATTCGCGCTGCCGGACGAGACCGAACCGGCACCGATCTTCACGGCGTGA